Proteins from a genomic interval of Capsicum annuum cultivar UCD-10X-F1 chromosome 4, UCD10Xv1.1, whole genome shotgun sequence:
- the LOC107867940 gene encoding zinc finger CCCH domain-containing protein 41, with the protein MELKVSSSKPAFSLSDCNSDPEEKEISEEDDDDRNHKHRRRELHSQSAETEAVEPVFSRPFRKRNKPFENGHLYGEEDSQLSETKFPRRRGMGSISRASLDSYQRMRLNQSQSGDAGNGRGQGRDLSAWGQRASRFSSVDIASQLFPQGPVTPAIFTGRGVQNVANAQSSSWSAFGMVPGISNGGVDTFHSVGFPGTLRSSLNPTVNMGILPRQRCRDFEERGFCLRGDMCPMEHGVNRIVVEDVQSLSQFNLPASLPNAHMLGAATGQGSLPVIGPSGSLTCGKPLHCKSSKFPVIDDALGFTDGFVDGSIPGGADFYDPDQPLWSNDRPETSDALQDLTPSNIDDICPLLAADSSDYDQVGLCDPFDLEHPLRGAKAASGSQSVWGRIRRSKNKLNVKERTACTGNASRFDEMGKDLELFDSSRGISLPGDLFNEDTIDLQMKDLSSRPQGSSGHNIRKPSQKALRTLFVRGIPQKDNKPDVLLSHFKKFGEVIDIHIPLSGDRAFVQFSKREEAEAALKAPDAVMGNRFIKLLWANRDRIMDDGVNVGSNLPLTPRGVTSSLVPPHLSVPSNGKANIQSTAPKAAGHGPVAPLPTSGLPKPVAHNGPKAAPAVQKKVENLELLKEELRKKQELLDQKRNEFRRQLSKLEKQSVVVKAEANSDQELEKQKEGETVSNSTKERSSSMDLNDVSSAQTEAVSVCSRSTDNAEHSCSIPCSAVATQEPSSLRLSIRPLAPHGAPFVFNRYKLDNRPTAFKVLPPMPSGLANVAVLKEHFSTFGNLPSVELDDSELQDGNNGTKTLNISACICFPTRRSAERAFSNGNIWQGQALQFMWLQSSNSTKDIGVKKDADCALKQPPDVSFQTAPKNTQEETAVVINDPEKCDIECKKQPSNADVQPSPNDPFWFTGRKCCRD; encoded by the exons ATGGAGCTTAAAGTTTCATCCTCGAAGCCAGCCTTTTCACTTTCTGATTGCAACAGTGATCCTGAAGAGAAAGAGATCAGTGAAGAGGATGATGATGATCGCAATCACAAGCATCGTAGGAGAGAATTGCATTCTCAATCTGCAGAGACAGAGGCTGTTGAACCAGTTTTCAGTAGACCATTCAGGAAACGAAACAAGCCTTTTGAAAATGGACATCTTTATGGGGAAGAGGACTCTCAATTAAGTGAAACCAAGTTCCCAAGAAGACGAGGAATGGGCTCAATTTCCAGAGCTTCTCTGGATTCATACCAAAGAATGAGGCTGAATCAATCACAGTCTGGTGATGCTGGTAACGGTAGGGGTCAAGGAAGAGACCTTAGTGCTTGGGGCCAACGTGCTTCCAGGTTCAGCTCGGTGGATATTGCATCTCAACTGTTTCCACAGGGCCCCGTCACTCCCGCTATCTTTACTGGAAGAGGGGTGCAAAATGTTGCTAATGCTCAGAGTTCATCTTGGAGTGCATTCGGAATGGTTCCAGGAATATCTAATGGTGGTGTTGATACATTTCATTCCGTTGGTTTCCCGGGAACACTCAGGTCATCCTTGAATCCTACTGTGAATATGGGTATTCTTCCAAGGCAGAGATGTAGAGACTTTGAGGAGCGGGGATTTTGCCTGAGAGGAGATATGTGTCCAATGGAGCATGGAGTAAATCGTATAGTTGTTGAAGATGTTCAG agcctttctcagtttaaTCTTCCTGCGTCACTTCCTAATGCACACATGCTTGGAGCAGCTACTGGACAAGGATCTTTACCTGTGATAGGGCCTTCTGGTTCATTGACTTGTGGCAAACCTTTACATTGCAAAAGTAGCAAATTTCCAGTGATTGATGATGCATTGGGCttcactgatggttttgttgatgGTTCTATACCTGGGGGAGCTGATTTCTATGATCCTGACCAGCCTTTGTGGTCAAATGATCGTCCTGAAACTTCAGACGCACTACAGGATTTAACTCCATCTAACATTGATGATATTTGTCCTTTGTTAGCTGCAGACTCCTCTGATTATGATCAAGTTGGGCTCTGTGATCCCTTTGATCTTGAGCATCCACTTAGAGGTGCTAAGGCAGCTTCAGGATCTCAGAGTGTGTGGGGAAGAATCCGAAGGTCTAAAAATAAGTTGAATGTGAAAGAGAGAACTGCGTGTACTGGAAATGCTTCACGTTTTGATGAGATGGGAAAAGATCTGGAACTATTTGACAGCAGTCGGGGCATATCCCTTCCAGGGGATCTATTCAATGAAGATACTATTGACCTACAAATGAAGGACTTATCTTCCAGGCCCCAAGGTAGTTCTGGACATAATATTAGGAAACCTTCTCAAAAGGCGCTTCGCACTCTGTTTGTGAGAGGCATTCCACAGAAAGACAACAAACCAGATGTTCTTCTTTCGCATTTTAAAAAATTTGGGGAGGTCATTGACATCCACATCCCACTGAGTGGTGATCGAGCTTTTGTTCAATTTTCTAAGAGAGAAGAAGCTGAGGCTGCTTTAAAGGCACCTGATGCTGTGATGGGCAACCGATTTATAAAGCTTCTTTGGGCAAACAGGGATAGAATCATGGATGATGGAGTAAATGTTGGTAGTAATTTACCTTTAACTCCTCGTGGAGTGACATCCAGTTTGGTTCCACCCCACCTATCTGTTCCTTCTAATGGAAAAGCCAATATCCAGTCCACAGCCCCAAAAGCTGCTGGTCATGGTCCTGTTGCTCCATTACCTACTTCTGGTCTACCTAAGCCTGTGGCTCATAATGGTCCAAAAGCTGCACCAGCTGTGCAAAAAAAGGTGGAGAATTTAGAACTTTTGAAGGAAGAATTGCGCAAGAAGCAGGAGCTGCTTGATCAAAAGCGCAACGAGTTCCGACGTcagttgagtaaacttgagaaacAA TCTGTAGTTGTGAAAGCTGAAGCAAACTCAGACCAGGAACTGgagaaacagaaggaaggagaAACAGTATCCAATTCTACAAAAGAGAGGTCAAGCTCCATGGATCTTAATGATGTATCCTCAGCACAAACTGAAGCAGTCTCCGTTTGTAGCAGATCAACAGATAATGCAGAGCACTCTTGTTCTATACCATGTTCTGCTGTAGCTACACAGGAACCGTCAAGCTTGAGGCTGTCAATTCGTCCACTGGCCCCGCATGGTGCACCTTTTGTTTTCAATAGATACAAACTAGACAATCGTCCCACTGCCTTCAAAGTCCTTCCACCTATGCCAAGTGGTCTTGCAAAT GTTGCCGTCTTGAAGGAACATTTCTCCACTTTTGGTAACCTTCCCTCAGTTGAGCTGGATGATTCGGAGCTGCAAGATGGTAATAATGGCACGAAGACGTTAAACATATCTGCTTGTATATGTTTCCCAACGCGCCGATCTGCTGAAAGGGCATTTTCGAATGGCAACATCTGGCAAGGCCAAGCTTTGCAGTTTATGTGGTTGCAGTCTAGTAATTCTACCAAGGATATTGGTGTCAAAAAAGATGCTGATTGTGCATTGAAACAGCCTCCAGATGTTAGTTTTCAGACCGCCCCAAAAAACACACAGGAAGAAACTGCTGTGGTGATTAATGATCCTGAAAAATGTGATATAGAATGCAAGAAACAGCCTTCAAATGCTGATGTTCAACCAAGCCCAAACGATCCTTTCTGGTTCACTGGAAGGAAATGCTGTAGGGATTGA
- the LOC107876494 gene encoding uncharacterized protein LOC107876494, translated as MELEHLFRSGSDHTSMQIKFSTINEHITKSSRFLNMWLSQKYCMEVIKANQHTQVQGNPFIMFHHKMKQVKNALVKWSMEHFDNIFQEIATLEEINKVKENQFEERPIGANKEGLFKAQAELNVQLRREKEFWKQNTRFQWFKDGESNTKFFHAIVKRRKNRLKVQRIQNKEGEWIEDQNSIADAAVAFYQNAGGPDGMTGAFF; from the exons ATGGAGTTGGAGCACTTGTTCAGAAGTGGATCAGATCATACCTCAATGCAAATCAAGTTTAGCACTATTAATGAGCATATTACTAAATCTTCCAGGTTTCTAAATATGTGGCTGTCGCAGAAATATTGTATGGAAGTCATAAAAGCAAATCAGCATACTCAGGTGCAAGGAAACCCATTCATCATGTTCCATCATAAGATGAAGCAAGTTAAAAATGCTTTAGTTAAATGGAGTATGGAACACTTTGATAACATTTTCCAGGAAATTGCTACACTAGAGGAGATTaataaagtgaaagaaaatcaatttgAGGAGAGGCCAATAGGAGCAAATAAAGAAGGATTATTCAAGGCTCAGGCTGAGTTGAATGTGCAGTTGAGGAGAGAAAAAGAATTCTGGAAGCAAAATACTAGATTTCAATGGTTCAAGGATGGAGAAAGTAATACAAAATTTTTCCATGCAATAGTAAAACGAAGAAAAAACAGGTTAAAGGTgcaaagaattcaaaataaggAAGGGGAATGGATAGAAGATCAGAATAGCATTGCAGATGCTGCTGTTGCCTTTTATCAGAA TGCAGGAGGACCAGATGGGATGACAGGGGCTTTCTTTTAA